From Deinococcus reticulitermitis, the proteins below share one genomic window:
- a CDS encoding RNA-guided endonuclease InsQ/TnpB family protein gives MKITLTAKLKLNHTREQKAALDAVTLSYRDALNYTSQVAFEMGKSSNQAKIQKEVYATLRERFGLGAQMACSVPRQVGATYKTLWTKVKQAKAARERNPKARRYKGLDNAPRFVSRTLSYQYQRDYSFKKGQQVSISTLAGRLVLPYEGYARHLEYIASGGAEIRAGKLWYDKRKKQYFLLVPMEIELPEPDPMTHKQVVGVDVGMRYFAVASNTSNKALFKSGKATLRKAERFQKARKSLQQKGTRSAVRRLVALSGRERRFIADTNSSLASEILKTYPHAFIGVEELTGVRNRTERRSRKGSSEKTRKANRRRAKWSYAELLGFLAYKAPLHGSMVVKVDAHYTSQTCSRCGHCSKGNRPNSGLMFVCQSCGYHLHSDLMGARNTGLRALLVRQDWASTGCLSCTPDVSDAETKAARLSRYAELRWSPDTSPRL, from the coding sequence GTGACGCTGAGCTATCGGGACGCGCTGAATTACACGTCGCAGGTGGCCTTTGAGATGGGCAAAAGCTCGAATCAGGCCAAAATTCAGAAGGAGGTCTACGCCACCCTCCGCGAACGTTTCGGGCTGGGCGCTCAGATGGCCTGCTCTGTGCCGCGTCAGGTGGGGGCGACGTACAAAACGCTCTGGACGAAGGTCAAGCAGGCGAAAGCCGCACGGGAGCGTAACCCCAAAGCCCGCAGGTACAAGGGCCTGGACAACGCGCCCAGGTTCGTCAGCCGTACCCTGAGCTATCAGTACCAGCGCGACTACTCGTTCAAGAAGGGCCAGCAGGTGAGTATCTCTACGCTGGCAGGCCGTCTGGTGCTGCCCTACGAGGGCTACGCCAGGCACCTTGAGTACATCGCCTCTGGAGGCGCTGAAATCAGGGCAGGGAAGCTCTGGTACGACAAGCGAAAGAAGCAATACTTCCTGCTCGTTCCGATGGAGATTGAGCTTCCCGAACCTGACCCCATGACCCACAAGCAGGTGGTGGGTGTGGACGTGGGGATGCGGTATTTCGCCGTTGCATCGAATACCTCCAACAAGGCCCTCTTCAAGTCGGGCAAAGCCACTCTGCGGAAAGCAGAGCGGTTCCAGAAGGCCCGCAAGTCGCTTCAGCAAAAAGGCACCCGTTCCGCAGTCCGCCGTCTGGTGGCGCTGTCGGGCCGGGAAAGACGGTTTATTGCTGACACCAATAGTTCTCTTGCCTCTGAAATCCTGAAAACCTACCCCCATGCATTCATCGGCGTCGAGGAACTGACCGGAGTCCGCAACCGTACCGAACGGCGCAGTCGCAAGGGCAGTTCCGAGAAAACGAGAAAGGCCAACCGGCGTCGGGCAAAGTGGAGCTACGCCGAGTTGCTGGGTTTCCTGGCGTACAAAGCGCCGCTGCACGGCAGCATGGTGGTGAAGGTGGACGCGCACTACACCTCGCAGACGTGTTCCCGTTGCGGGCATTGCTCCAAAGGCAACCGCCCCAATTCCGGGTTGATGTTTGTCTGCCAGTCGTGCGGGTATCATCTGCACTCCGATTTGATGGGGGCCAGGAACACAGGACTCAGGGCATTGCTTGTTCGGCAGGACTGGGCAAGCACGGGGTGTTTGTCATGCACCCCTGATGTGTCGGACGCTGAAACCAAAGCCGCTCGCCTTTCGAGGTACGCGGAGTTGCGGTGGAGTCCAGACACAAGCCCCCGCCTTTAG